TAGTAGATACTACAGTATTCGCCAGGGTGTGCGGCCAAGCGGCCGTAGTATCACGGCGTACAAATAATCACCTTAATCACCGTGCCAATCCCTATTGATGGGCTTGCGGATCCTGCTTGGGCGGCTGAACTTCGAAGGGCTTCTGGCAACGATGGAGTTGTAAGCTACTGGATCAACAAATCTGGCGCTGGAGAAAAGCAAGGCCTAAAGGTCTCCAAAAGTGAAATCAGTTACATCGCAAAGGTCTTCGATAAGCTTGATGGCCTGACAGGCCTCACTTTTGTTAGAAATGGAAAGCGCACAAGAGACTCTGATATCAACATCAATTCGCTTAGTGGGGGACTTGGAAAGGGTTTTACGGGGGATGCAGAGCTTTAATTTGGCAGGGTGAAAATTCGCTGGAAGGGCGAGCGTGGTAAGCGCCTCACACTTGGAGAGGCTGATACGATTGCCCATGAAATCGGGCATGCCCTAGGCCTTAATCACCCTTATGGCAACGGCGATAATCCTCTCTACAACAAGCGCGACACGATAATGTCCTATAGGGGCAGGCAAACCGCCACCTTTACAGCATCTGACATCGCAGCCCTTCAGTCGCTCTGGGGGGCTTAGGTGTTGTGTCTCACCAGGTTGGCCAGCAGAACAGCTCAACCAGCCGCTGCTGTTCAGGAAGCGACGTCGGCCTGAGGTCGTTGTAAGCGCCAGCCAAAGGCCCGAGTGCGTCCTGAGACGGTGATCTGATCAATGGGTAGCGAGGCAGCCTGTGCTTTTGCTCCTCCGAGGTCTTGAAAGCCATGGCATCGGCCCACTCATGGCAGAGCGTCTGGATGTTCTGCCCCAGCAGGTCGGTCAGGTACAGCGGGGATGAGGTCGCTACGGGTTGAGGTGCGACCCACCATCACCGACCTCACGCCTCCATGCATGGCCACCCCAATGCCCGCCTGACGCAGCGGGGCCGCCCCAGAGGAGGGTTCGTACTGGAAACCTGTCGCGTGTCCACACCCCGCCTGAACTGCTGTGACAACACCAAAAGCGACGTGGTCACTGGTGACCGAAGCCACACACTCCTTCAATAGGTGATTCTTACTAAACCTGTTGGCTTTTCAGGCAGACTCTGAATCAACCTGCTAGGTTGAGAGCAAGGAGGCGGGAGAGTGTAGAGTGCAATATATTTTGTATATTTTGTTTAATGTATCCTACTTGCAATGAGCTCAAGCACTTCACTGAGGGGTCATCATGACACATTCATTTGCCGAAATTATTCTTGGGTATGGTTTTGCCATCGCCCTGTTTGCAGGCCTGCCAGCAGTTCTGTTCCTAACGGTCTTCCTGCCTGGCCTGATGCGGACAACGGGTGAAACCATTGGCGCCTCCGAGGAGGGGGGTCTCCAGAAGCCCAAGCCCGTCTCCAGGCGATTGCCGCTTCAGCGCTCTGGCTCTAGGCCGCTGAGCATGGCTTAAAGGTGTCCGCAACTGGGTGTTCTCTCGGGTACAGCAGAGCGTTCACGCGCCTGAGGCACCCCAGTTCTTCTCTGCTGTTCTTCGCCAAGATCAGTGATCCGTGCTATTGCCTATCGGTAATCCGACTTCAAGAACTGGCCAAGCTATCGATCAGGCCATGTAAATTCAGACGTATCCGCGGAGAGGGCCACATGGCTACCAGGACTGTTCAACCCAGCACCAAACATTCTTCCAATTCGAGTTTACAAGAGCTGCATGAGCTCCAAAACCTGATCTTGCGGAACGAGGATTTTGCCATTGTCATGCGGAGGTCAGGATCCACTGAGGAAGCGGCACGGCTCGCTGCCGACCATGGAATCAACGTGACACCCCAGTCTTTATGGCGAAACAGGGGTAAGAATGGCCTGCCCACGTGGAGGGCTTGAGGGTTCCCAATTTCCGAGTTTCCGTTCCATGTACTGGAACCACCGGCTGAGACCTATAGGTCAGGATGCCCCAGCGCCTGGATGCTCTCGAGTCGACTCCTTGTAGATTGATTCACCAGCCATACAGCCGCCAAGAACACCCCAAGCATTCTCCCCTGCCCGATGGCAATACCTCTTTGAGGCGGGGGAGACTTTTCATGGATTGTTGTGGTGGTGGTTCCAGTGGCGGTGGTTCCAACAGGCCCAATCCGCTGAAGCCTATAGCCGATCCGTTCCCAACCCGGGTCTGAGGCGTTGAGAATCACCTTCCACAAGTCATTCGTCCACGTCCTGAGCTCAAGTGGGGTACGGAGAGGCGTCGTAAGGAGAAACTGCCTCAAGGCAGATGTCTTTCGTGAGCCCCCATCTGTCATCCGGAGATACTCACGGGCATCCTTCAGAGTCTTTTCTGTTGTGGGCATGTGGGTCTCCAGGCTTCAGTCACTGCATG
This sequence is a window from Cyanobium sp. PCC 7001. Protein-coding genes within it:
- a CDS encoding reprolysin-like metallopeptidase codes for the protein MKIRWKGERGKRLTLGEADTIAHEIGHALGLNHPYGNGDNPLYNKRDTIMSYRGRQTATFTASDIAALQSLWGA